From the Thermosynechococcus sp. genome, the window CTGCTTTTGTTCGGCGACGGTTTTGAGGGCAAATTCCTTGGCCTGTTGGCGCAGAGTGAGGGGCGTTAGCTGAGCCCGCTGTTCCGGTTTCAGGTGTTGCAGCACCTTGAGTTCAATGGGTAGGCCGTGGCAGTCCCAGCCGGGGCGGTAGTGAACTTTGCGTCCCCGTAGGAGTTGGTACTTGTTGATGATGTCCTTGAGAATTTTATTGAGGGCATGGCCAATGTGCAGAGCGCCATTGGCGTAGGGGGGGCCATCGTGGAGGATAAAGACTTCGCCCGGATTGGTTTGCTGGAGGGTTTCATAGATTTGGTGCTGTGCCCAAAAGGCCTGCAATTGGGGCTCCCGTGTCGCTGCATTTGCCCGCATTTCAAACGTGGTTTGCGGCAAGTTGACAGTGTCTTTGTAGTCGGGGGTTGCATCAGTCATGGGTGGGTACAGCGGCGTATGATCGTTTCAGGGCAAGAAAAACTGGGCAATGGATTCAATTGTAGGGGAACTGTTCTGATTCACTCAAGGATGATTTCCGTTCTCGGTTTGGATCTGGGGCGCAAGCGTATTGGTGTGGCTGGGTGCGATCGCCTGGGGCAGTTGGCCACGGGCATTACAACAATTTATCGCCGCAATTTTGCCAGTGATGTGGCACAGCTGCGGCAGATTTGCCAAGAGCGAGGGGTGGAAAAGTTAATTGTGGGCTTGCCCTACACCCTTGATGGTCAATTGGGTTCCCAAGCCCGCCAGGTGCAGCATTTGGCGGAAAAAATTGGCGCGGCCTTAAATTTGCCGGTGGAATACGTAGATGAGCGCCTTACCTCCTTTCAAGCGGAGGAAATCCTTAAACAACGCCGGCGATCGCCCCGTCAGCACAAGGATTTAGTGGATCAAATTGCGGCTGCCTTGATTTTGCAACAGTGGCTCGATGCCCGCTTGCAAAGCGAAAGATCAACACTGCCCCCCGCGGACCCGCCGCGATAACTGATAATTAATTTATTTGATAATTAATTTATTTTATTAATTTGTGTATTCCCAAATTACTGGGCATGATCCACAACTCAGCTACCATGCACGGGGTCGAAAGTGCGGATCATTGAGAATCACCACCCCGTCTCCCGACTGTGCCAATACAAACAAACCCTGCCGATAGGCATAGCGAGCTACCTCAGGTGGCACAATCATCCCCGCCACTGCTCCCAAGAGTCTGGTGCCGCGATACTGGTGAGCCAAACGACGAAATTTGGCAATGCGCTCTAGATGCTCATCCACATCCCCTTGGCTCAGTTTCGTTTTTACCTCGACGAGAACCGCTTCATCTGTATTGACCACCAGCAGATCAACTTCTAAACTCTCGTTGCCATCTTGCAGAATGACATCGCTGTAAAGTTGAGAGACGGCAATCCCTCGACTTTGAAATAAACGTAGTACCGCGGGTCGTACCTGCCATTCCACGAATTCTCCAAGCCGATTGCCCAGTTTTCCCAGTTGCTGGTTGAGTTGACGAGCCTCTTCCCGCAGCAATTGCTCCGTTTTTTGGAAACGTCGGTCAGTCTCCTGAAATCGCCGGTCTGTTTCTTGAAATCGCCGATCCGTTTCT encodes:
- the ruvX gene encoding Holliday junction resolvase RuvX: MISVLGLDLGRKRIGVAGCDRLGQLATGITTIYRRNFASDVAQLRQICQERGVEKLIVGLPYTLDGQLGSQARQVQHLAEKIGAALNLPVEYVDERLTSFQAEEILKQRRRSPRQHKDLVDQIAAALILQQWLDARLQSERSTLPPADPPR